A single region of the Rhodococcus sp. W8901 genome encodes:
- a CDS encoding rhomboid family intramembrane serine protease, which translates to MTNPGWGGTASEGTPPPQPRCVHHPDRPTALSCTRCGRPACPDCLRAASVGHQCVDCVAAGQRDVPQARTVAGAPVRTQLPTPLLTYVLIAVNVLIFAVTAVQSRSVMDNHIASPLFLDWVLWGPAVAAGEFSRIVTSGFLHIGLMHLAVNMFALYVIGRDTEMVLGRARYLAVYVIALLGGSASVLMLDPLIPTAGASGAIFGLLGAQAVILLRLKRSPMPVLAVIAINVIISVTIPGISLWGHMGGLVAGAAATAALLYVPGAVGARDRKTAGTAGWFALGGVGLLTLVVTAAAVAAI; encoded by the coding sequence ATGACGAACCCCGGCTGGGGTGGCACGGCGAGCGAGGGCACCCCGCCACCTCAGCCGAGGTGCGTGCACCACCCCGATCGTCCCACCGCCCTCTCCTGCACCCGCTGCGGTCGTCCGGCGTGCCCGGACTGCCTGCGTGCCGCCTCCGTCGGCCACCAGTGCGTCGACTGTGTCGCCGCTGGTCAGCGTGATGTGCCGCAGGCACGTACCGTCGCCGGTGCACCGGTACGCACGCAACTGCCGACGCCGCTGCTGACGTACGTCCTGATCGCGGTCAACGTGCTGATCTTCGCGGTCACCGCCGTGCAGTCCCGCAGCGTGATGGACAACCACATCGCGTCGCCGCTGTTCCTCGACTGGGTGCTGTGGGGTCCGGCCGTCGCCGCCGGCGAGTTCAGCCGCATCGTCACCAGCGGATTCCTGCACATCGGCCTGATGCATCTGGCCGTCAACATGTTCGCGCTGTACGTGATCGGCCGGGACACCGAGATGGTGCTCGGGCGGGCGCGCTACCTCGCGGTCTATGTGATCGCGCTGCTCGGCGGATCGGCGTCCGTACTGATGCTCGACCCGCTGATCCCCACCGCGGGCGCGTCGGGCGCGATCTTCGGTCTGCTCGGTGCGCAGGCGGTGATCCTGCTCCGGCTCAAGCGCAGTCCGATGCCGGTGCTGGCGGTCATCGCGATCAACGTGATCATCAGCGTCACGATCCCCGGGATCTCCCTGTGGGGGCACATGGGCGGCCTGGTCGCCGGTGCCGCCGCGACCGCTGCCCTCCTGTACGTCCCGGGTGCTGTCGGCGCCAGGGACCGCAAGACCGCCGGCACCGCCGGTTGGTTCGCCCTCGGTGGCGTCGGACTGCTGACGCTGGTCGTCACCGCTGCCGCCGTCGCCGCCATCTGA
- a CDS encoding nuclear transport factor 2 family protein, whose amino-acid sequence MAASPESIRSTVESYIKAVASGTADDILALYAEGASVEDPVGTEPRTTRESIREFYAIIEPLDQEAELVTLRIAANTAAFHFRLITKIGDQTAEIAPIDIMEFDDAGKIVSMRAVWGQEDMITG is encoded by the coding sequence ATGGCCGCGTCACCCGAGAGCATCCGGAGCACCGTCGAGAGCTACATCAAGGCTGTCGCGAGCGGCACCGCCGACGACATCCTGGCGCTGTACGCCGAGGGCGCCAGCGTCGAGGATCCCGTGGGCACCGAGCCCCGCACCACGCGCGAGTCGATCCGTGAGTTCTACGCGATCATCGAGCCGCTGGACCAGGAGGCCGAGCTGGTGACGCTGCGCATCGCGGCCAACACCGCGGCCTTCCACTTCCGTCTGATCACGAAGATCGGCGATCAGACCGCCGAGATCGCACCCATCGACATCATGGAGTTCGACGACGCCGGCAAGATCGTCAGCATGCGCGCCGTCTGGGGCCAGGAAGACATGATCACGGGCTGA
- the pknB gene encoding Stk1 family PASTA domain-containing Ser/Thr kinase: MTTPRNLSSRYELGEILGFGGMSEVHLGRDLRLSRDVAIKVLRADLARDPTFYLRFRREAQNAAALNHPAIVAVYDTGEAETDAGPLPYIVMEYVDGDTLRDLIRTEGPLQPRRAMEIIADVCAALDFSHRNGIVHRDIKPANIMINRAGAVKVMDFGIARAIADSSSPMTQTAAVIGTAQYLSPEQARGDQVDARSDVYSLGCVLFEVLTGEPPFKGDSPVAVAYQHVREDPKLPSLVNPAVPRAMDSVILKAMAKNPANRYQSAAELRSDLVRVLGGQRPSAPMVLTDEDRTTMFGAVDGGAGTGAGYQAEPARTATATAAPAAIPASAPPVKKRNTTRNVLVALAALVVVGIIGVFTFSLLSTPTKVTVPTVAGLSAQEAEAKLRTVNLDTTIQSRPDAVVANGNVIGTNPTSGSSVDENSTVTLVVSSGPEQVQVPKLAGLTQDEAIQALNAAGLRLDDTVERTPSDPSQLDMVVGQEPSAGAKTNLDSTVVVVLGSGPEQVRVPNVVGQTIDVAQPNIEGAGFKVEVEKVDSGKPEGQVISSSPSGGSSAAKGDTITVRVSNGKLFTMPSLTEMTISQALEALRKAGWTGSSNQLSQTKQQTLDTDLVGKILTQSQPPGSDVAKDAPLSVGVGEFGIPR, from the coding sequence ATGACGACACCGCGCAATCTCTCCTCCCGGTACGAGCTGGGCGAGATTCTCGGGTTCGGCGGGATGTCCGAGGTGCATCTCGGACGGGACCTGCGTCTGAGCCGGGATGTCGCGATCAAGGTGCTGCGCGCCGACCTCGCCCGCGACCCCACGTTCTACCTGCGGTTCCGCCGCGAAGCGCAGAACGCGGCCGCGCTGAACCATCCGGCGATCGTCGCGGTGTACGACACCGGCGAGGCCGAGACGGACGCCGGGCCGCTGCCGTACATCGTCATGGAGTACGTCGACGGCGACACCCTGCGCGACCTCATCCGCACCGAGGGTCCGCTGCAGCCGCGCCGGGCGATGGAGATCATCGCCGACGTGTGCGCGGCCCTGGACTTCAGTCACCGCAACGGCATCGTGCACCGCGACATCAAGCCCGCCAACATCATGATCAACCGCGCGGGCGCGGTGAAGGTGATGGACTTCGGCATCGCGCGCGCCATCGCGGACAGCTCGAGCCCGATGACGCAGACCGCGGCCGTGATCGGTACCGCGCAGTACCTGTCGCCCGAGCAGGCCCGCGGCGATCAGGTGGACGCCCGCTCGGACGTCTACTCGCTGGGCTGTGTGCTGTTCGAGGTCCTCACCGGTGAGCCCCCGTTCAAGGGTGATTCGCCGGTCGCCGTCGCGTACCAGCATGTAAGGGAGGATCCCAAGCTGCCGTCGCTGGTCAATCCCGCGGTGCCGCGCGCGATGGACTCGGTGATCCTCAAGGCGATGGCCAAGAATCCCGCCAACCGGTACCAGAGCGCCGCGGAGTTGCGCAGCGACCTGGTGCGGGTGCTGGGCGGTCAGCGTCCGAGCGCCCCGATGGTGCTGACCGACGAGGACCGGACCACGATGTTCGGCGCCGTGGACGGCGGCGCGGGCACCGGAGCGGGATACCAGGCCGAGCCGGCGCGGACGGCCACGGCCACCGCCGCTCCGGCCGCGATCCCGGCGTCGGCGCCCCCAGTGAAGAAGCGCAACACCACCCGCAACGTGCTGGTCGCGCTCGCGGCACTCGTCGTCGTCGGCATCATCGGCGTGTTCACCTTCTCGCTGTTGTCGACGCCGACGAAGGTCACGGTGCCGACCGTCGCGGGGCTGAGCGCGCAGGAGGCCGAGGCCAAGCTGCGCACCGTCAACCTCGACACCACCATCCAGTCCCGGCCCGACGCGGTGGTCGCGAACGGCAATGTCATCGGAACCAATCCCACGTCGGGCAGTTCGGTGGACGAGAACAGCACCGTCACGCTGGTGGTGTCGTCGGGCCCCGAGCAGGTACAGGTGCCCAAACTGGCCGGTCTGACGCAGGACGAGGCGATTCAGGCGCTCAACGCGGCCGGTCTGCGCCTCGACGACACGGTCGAGCGCACGCCGTCCGACCCGAGTCAGCTGGACATGGTCGTCGGCCAGGAGCCGTCGGCCGGAGCGAAGACCAACCTGGACTCCACCGTCGTGGTCGTCCTCGGCTCGGGCCCCGAGCAGGTGCGGGTGCCGAACGTCGTGGGGCAGACGATCGACGTGGCGCAGCCCAACATCGAGGGCGCGGGCTTCAAGGTCGAGGTCGAGAAGGTGGACTCGGGCAAGCCCGAGGGCCAGGTGATCTCCTCGTCCCCGTCCGGCGGATCGAGCGCCGCGAAGGGCGACACGATCACCGTCCGCGTCTCCAACGGCAAGCTGTTCACGATGCCGAGCCTGACCGAGATGACGATCTCGCAGGCGCTGGAAGCGCTGCGCAAGGCCGGCTGGACCGGGTCGTCGAATCAGCTGTCGCAGACCAAGCAGCAGACGCTCGACACCGATCTGGTGGGCAAGATCCTCACCCAGTCGCAGCCCCCGGGCAGCGACGTCGCCAAGGACGCGCCGCTGTCGGTGGGCGTCGGCGAGTTCGGGATTCCCCGCTAG
- a CDS encoding class I SAM-dependent methyltransferase: protein MRVNEVVSGPVRSLWARAGAAVYDPMLVKAERRGMAERRRRLLASAEGAVLEIGAGTGLNVPYYPTTVSSLVLTEPIAPMAARLRNRVRTLRPDAEVVEAPGHRLPAATGIVDTVVSTLVLCTVPDPDAVLGEIARVLRPNGRFLFCEHVRSEDPALARRQDRLAGPWSVFGQGCRCDRRTLSSISGAFGDVEVDHGAWQGMPALVRPLVIGRAMHGTVSGRGTSPRPVI, encoded by the coding sequence GTGCGTGTGAACGAGGTGGTGAGCGGACCCGTCCGTTCGTTGTGGGCGAGGGCCGGTGCCGCGGTGTACGACCCGATGTTGGTGAAGGCGGAGCGACGCGGAATGGCGGAGCGCCGGCGCCGACTGCTGGCGTCGGCCGAGGGCGCGGTTCTCGAGATCGGTGCCGGTACCGGGCTCAACGTGCCGTACTACCCGACGACCGTGTCGTCGCTGGTGTTGACGGAGCCCATCGCCCCGATGGCGGCGCGACTGCGCAATCGGGTGCGGACGTTGCGGCCCGACGCCGAGGTGGTCGAGGCGCCGGGGCACCGGTTGCCCGCCGCGACTGGCATCGTCGACACCGTCGTGAGCACGCTCGTGCTGTGCACCGTGCCGGACCCCGATGCGGTCCTAGGCGAGATCGCTCGGGTACTGCGTCCGAACGGTCGTTTCCTGTTCTGCGAGCACGTACGCTCGGAGGATCCGGCTCTGGCGCGGCGGCAGGATCGCCTCGCCGGGCCGTGGTCGGTGTTCGGGCAGGGGTGCCGGTGTGATCGCCGTACTCTGTCATCGATCTCGGGGGCGTTCGGGGACGTCGAGGTCGATCATGGAGCGTGGCAGGGGATGCCGGCGTTGGTTCGTCCACTGGTGATCGGACGGGCGATGCACGGCACGGTGTCCGGTCGCGGCACGTCGCCGCGACCGGTGATCTGA
- a CDS encoding aminodeoxychorismate/anthranilate synthase component II — MRILVVDNYDSFVFNLVQYLGQLGTQAEVWRNDDPRLTGDDAIAAAAADFDGILLSPGPGTPQRAGATMPLVGACASAQTPLLGVCLGHQAIGAAFGATVDRAPELLHGKTSIVHHNGGGVLAGLPDPFTATRYHSLTVAPDTIPAELEVTAHTDSGIVMAMRHRELPIHGVQFHPESVLTQGGHRMLANWLGVCGQAPAETLVATLEDEVARSLGDALTR; from the coding sequence ATGCGCATTCTGGTCGTCGACAACTACGACAGCTTCGTGTTCAACCTGGTCCAGTACCTGGGTCAGCTCGGGACGCAGGCCGAAGTGTGGCGCAACGACGACCCCCGGCTGACCGGGGACGACGCGATCGCGGCCGCCGCCGCCGACTTCGACGGCATCCTGCTCAGCCCCGGCCCCGGCACCCCGCAGCGGGCCGGCGCGACGATGCCGCTGGTAGGAGCCTGCGCCTCCGCGCAGACACCGCTGCTGGGCGTGTGCCTCGGGCACCAGGCGATCGGCGCGGCATTCGGCGCCACGGTCGACCGCGCGCCCGAACTGCTGCACGGCAAGACCAGCATCGTCCACCACAACGGCGGCGGTGTCCTCGCCGGCCTGCCCGACCCGTTCACCGCCACCCGCTACCACTCGCTGACCGTCGCCCCGGACACCATCCCCGCCGAACTGGAGGTCACCGCGCACACCGACAGCGGCATCGTGATGGCGATGCGGCACCGCGAGCTGCCCATCCACGGCGTCCAGTTCCATCCGGAGTCGGTGCTGACACAGGGCGGGCACCGGATGCTCGCGAACTGGCTCGGCGTGTGCGGCCAGGCACCGGCCGAGACGCTGGTCGCGACGCTCGAGGACGAGGTCGCCCGGTCGCTGGGGGACGCGCTCACGCGCTGA
- a CDS encoding TetR/AcrR family transcriptional regulator: MSRTGKVPVSAEGGKERPDKRDEILTASSELFAAKGYTGTSMRDIAGATGMLAGSLYYHFDSKEALAATMVRGLRDDIVVAVQRPAVASDSPIEAIRRFALDIADASARHPGALQVCLGVPGTRDEELQGLLAAEPRWSEKKWQTLIRNAEQAGVLRSEVDSRILREVLRVALTHSATLAPTGFSARKVAGCTIDMLFGGLATKPADDDLSDSASARVARKVIASWDREDSMILSDKQDRILDAARFVFAERGFDATTTRDIATAVGLTQGSLYHHFESREAILVAILQHFSSRMRAAHEEIGAVGGTPLETIDALIRMRSAAGKRFDAEIAILKSWVMLTGKEHFDFLKKDGRKLLRVWDRAFAAGVRDGSVTMPGSTRLVFQCMGEILWSTHGLPRVSTERMTRYNLETVLWGASPK; the protein is encoded by the coding sequence GTGAGTCGTACCGGAAAGGTACCGGTCTCGGCCGAGGGCGGGAAGGAACGGCCGGACAAGCGTGACGAGATCCTGACGGCGTCGTCGGAACTGTTCGCGGCCAAGGGATATACGGGTACGTCGATGCGGGACATCGCGGGCGCCACCGGGATGCTGGCCGGCAGCCTGTATTACCACTTCGATTCGAAGGAAGCGTTGGCCGCGACGATGGTCCGGGGCCTGCGCGACGACATCGTCGTCGCGGTGCAGCGTCCCGCGGTGGCGTCGGACTCCCCGATCGAGGCGATCCGGCGATTCGCGCTGGACATCGCCGACGCGTCCGCCCGCCATCCCGGCGCACTGCAGGTGTGCCTGGGTGTACCCGGGACGCGGGACGAGGAGCTTCAGGGCCTCCTCGCGGCCGAGCCGCGGTGGTCGGAGAAGAAGTGGCAGACGCTGATTCGCAATGCCGAGCAGGCGGGCGTACTGCGCTCCGAGGTCGATTCCCGGATCCTGCGCGAGGTACTACGGGTCGCGCTCACGCACAGCGCGACGCTCGCGCCCACCGGATTCTCGGCGCGCAAGGTCGCGGGTTGCACGATCGACATGTTGTTCGGCGGACTCGCAACCAAGCCTGCCGACGACGATCTGTCCGACTCGGCGTCCGCCCGGGTGGCGCGCAAGGTGATCGCGTCGTGGGACCGCGAGGACTCGATGATCTTGTCCGACAAGCAGGATCGCATCCTTGATGCTGCCCGGTTCGTGTTCGCCGAACGCGGGTTCGATGCGACGACGACCCGGGACATCGCCACCGCGGTGGGGCTGACCCAGGGCAGCCTGTACCACCACTTCGAGTCGCGGGAAGCAATCCTCGTCGCGATCCTGCAGCACTTCTCGTCCCGCATGCGCGCCGCGCACGAGGAGATCGGGGCGGTGGGTGGGACACCGCTCGAGACCATTGACGCGCTGATCCGGATGCGCAGTGCTGCCGGTAAGCGGTTCGACGCCGAGATCGCGATTCTCAAGTCGTGGGTGATGCTCACCGGCAAGGAGCACTTCGACTTCCTGAAGAAGGACGGCCGCAAGTTGCTGCGAGTGTGGGATCGCGCCTTCGCGGCGGGCGTGCGTGACGGCAGCGTCACGATGCCGGGATCGACTCGGTTGGTGTTCCAGTGCATGGGCGAGATCCTGTGGTCCACACACGGACTGCCGCGTGTCTCCACCGAGCGCATGACCCGGTACAACCTCGAGACGGTCCTGTGGGGGGCCTCACCCAAGTAG
- the crgA gene encoding cell division protein CrgA, translated as MPKSKVRKKTDYTINPANRTPVKVKAGPSSALYVSVMLGFMLVGLAWLIVYYLAGENLTWMNNLGAYNFLIGFGFMVVGLIMTMRWR; from the coding sequence ATGCCGAAGTCGAAGGTCCGGAAGAAGACCGACTACACGATCAATCCCGCGAACCGCACCCCGGTGAAGGTGAAGGCCGGGCCGTCGAGCGCGCTGTACGTGTCGGTGATGCTCGGATTCATGCTGGTCGGACTGGCCTGGCTGATTGTGTACTACCTCGCGGGCGAAAACCTCACATGGATGAACAACTTGGGGGCCTACAACTTCCTCATCGGCTTCGGCTTCATGGTCGTGGGCCTGATCATGACGATGAGATGGCGTTGA
- a CDS encoding peptidylprolyl isomerase, which yields MTSQTATATLHTNRGDIKIALFGNHAPKTVENFVGLADGSKEYSTQNAKGEASGPFYDGAVFHRVIDGFMIQGGDPTGTGRGGPGYKFGDEFHPELQFDRGYLLAMANAGPGTNGSQFFITVGPTPHLNRRHTIFGEVLDEESKKVVDAIATTATDRGDRPVDDVVINNITIA from the coding sequence GTGACTTCACAGACTGCTACCGCAACGCTGCACACCAACCGCGGCGACATCAAGATCGCCCTGTTCGGTAACCACGCGCCGAAGACCGTCGAGAACTTCGTCGGCCTGGCCGACGGTTCCAAGGAGTACTCCACGCAGAACGCCAAGGGCGAGGCCTCCGGCCCGTTCTACGACGGCGCCGTCTTCCACCGCGTCATCGACGGCTTCATGATCCAGGGCGGCGACCCGACCGGCACCGGTCGCGGCGGCCCGGGCTACAAGTTCGGCGACGAGTTCCACCCGGAGCTGCAGTTCGACCGCGGCTACCTGCTGGCCATGGCCAACGCCGGCCCGGGCACCAACGGCTCGCAGTTCTTCATCACCGTCGGCCCCACCCCGCACCTGAACCGCCGCCACACCATCTTCGGTGAGGTGCTGGACGAGGAGTCGAAGAAGGTCGTCGACGCCATCGCCACCACCGCGACGGACCGCGGCGACCGCCCGGTCGACGACGTCGTGATCAACAACATCACCATCGCGTAA
- a CDS encoding DUF3566 domain-containing protein, protein MSTPQQPGDGKKDGKPDETPGKPASGSADANPAAGSAESADPAQGSAPAQGPGPQKPPVQRPAEQKAPEQKPAEQKAPVQKPAEQKAPEQKRPGQTPPWQRGQQQQQRVPQTNLSRPGGPVTGQGAPGQGAPGQAGGPKPPVGPAKPSTNGKAAPSAPAKSTRPVVTGTAAPKPPAQPQAQPPAGPSRPARPVVTGTAAPKPPTSSPAAPGGPQGGAGGPEAGQTAKAAAKAAAKSKAAVIDGPTRSIARTDLAKDMPDLSAVKHPVPAGAPAAAGSARKAAAAALTVSTPAEGEGLRATVQVRRVDPWSMLKVSLVISVALFFVWMVAVGLLYVVLDGMGVWDRLNSAFTEIVTDTGSGGLVTSGQVFGYSALIGLINVVLITAIATIGSFIYNLCSDLVGGVQVTLADPD, encoded by the coding sequence TTGAGCACTCCCCAACAGCCCGGCGACGGCAAGAAGGACGGTAAGCCGGACGAAACGCCCGGTAAGCCGGCCTCCGGCTCGGCCGACGCGAATCCTGCTGCGGGGTCGGCCGAGTCGGCCGACCCCGCGCAGGGCAGCGCTCCCGCGCAGGGTCCGGGTCCGCAGAAGCCTCCGGTCCAGAGGCCGGCGGAGCAGAAGGCACCTGAGCAGAAGCCCGCGGAGCAGAAGGCACCTGTGCAGAAGCCGGCGGAGCAGAAGGCGCCCGAGCAGAAGCGGCCGGGACAGACGCCGCCGTGGCAGCGGGGACAGCAGCAACAGCAGCGTGTGCCGCAGACCAACCTGAGCCGCCCGGGTGGACCCGTCACGGGTCAGGGTGCGCCGGGTCAGGGTGCGCCGGGTCAGGCCGGGGGGCCCAAGCCTCCCGTCGGCCCGGCCAAGCCGAGCACCAACGGCAAGGCGGCCCCGTCTGCCCCGGCCAAGTCCACCCGGCCTGTCGTGACGGGCACGGCCGCTCCCAAGCCGCCGGCTCAGCCCCAGGCTCAGCCGCCGGCCGGGCCCAGCAGGCCCGCCCGGCCCGTCGTGACCGGTACGGCGGCCCCGAAGCCACCCACGTCCTCTCCTGCGGCCCCTGGCGGGCCGCAAGGGGGTGCGGGCGGCCCGGAGGCGGGACAGACCGCGAAGGCGGCGGCGAAGGCCGCGGCCAAGTCGAAGGCGGCGGTCATCGACGGGCCCACCCGCAGCATCGCCCGCACCGATCTGGCAAAGGACATGCCGGACCTGTCGGCGGTGAAGCATCCGGTGCCCGCCGGTGCCCCGGCTGCAGCCGGCTCGGCCCGCAAGGCGGCCGCTGCCGCGCTCACCGTGTCGACCCCGGCCGAGGGTGAGGGACTACGGGCGACGGTCCAGGTGCGCCGCGTCGACCCGTGGTCGATGCTCAAGGTGTCGCTGGTGATCTCGGTGGCGCTGTTCTTCGTGTGGATGGTCGCCGTGGGCCTGCTGTACGTCGTTCTCGACGGCATGGGCGTGTGGGACAGGCTCAACAGTGCCTTCACCGAGATCGTGACCGACACCGGCAGCGGTGGACTGGTGACGTCCGGTCAGGTGTTCGGTTACTCGGCCCTGATCGGGCTGATCAATGTGGTGCTTATCACAGCGATCGCGACGATCGGTTCGTTCATCTACAACCTGTGTTCCGACCTGGTCGGCGGCGTGCAGGTCACTTTGGCAGACCCCGACTGA
- a CDS encoding tyrosine-type recombinase/integrase, which yields MCRRRQPISTKSNQARDVPVPGFVVDLLRERVESCSPDALVFPDSRGGYLRAGNVRRRWWDKAVKATAVPEGLTPHELRHTAASLVITAGANIKTLQRMLGHSSAALTLDRYGHLFDDLGMIAKRLHNLARPGSESSDSSAECAQNVPSNEKEPPSHSRESGSDLRTNLWSLGDSNS from the coding sequence ATCTGTCGGCGAAGGCAGCCGATCAGCACGAAGTCGAACCAGGCGCGGGATGTGCCAGTGCCGGGGTTCGTCGTCGATCTGCTGCGCGAGCGCGTAGAAAGCTGCTCCCCCGATGCCCTGGTGTTCCCCGACAGCCGTGGCGGCTATCTGCGGGCCGGGAACGTGCGCCGGAGGTGGTGGGACAAGGCGGTGAAGGCGACGGCGGTCCCGGAGGGCCTGACACCGCACGAGCTGCGGCATACGGCGGCGTCGCTGGTGATCACGGCCGGCGCGAACATCAAGACGTTGCAGCGGATGCTCGGGCACTCGTCGGCTGCGCTGACGTTGGACCGCTACGGGCACCTGTTTGACGACCTCGGGATGATCGCGAAGCGGCTGCACAACCTCGCTAGACCTGGCTCGGAATCATCAGACTCGAGCGCCGAGTGTGCCCAAAATGTGCCCAGCAACGAGAAAGAGCCACCTTCTCATTCCCGAGAAAGTGGCTCTGATCTGCGTACTAACCTGTGGAGCCTAGGAGATTCGAACTCCTGA
- a CDS encoding PH domain-containing protein, producing MPEDEVDHEPPLEWSTPLGAVVALAAGGIAMLLAALLLGLDAPGQFLAVLAAVGMFVLAGLGARQRPKLAIVRAAGGAGGSAVAVTRLTGRRTYRPDDIARIRIVRYPRLGRRVPMLEIDAVDPDGAERLLIFGRWDLGVDPVVVFDALSVHRLVPPEDRAAGSD from the coding sequence ATGCCTGAGGATGAAGTCGATCATGAACCGCCGCTCGAGTGGTCTACCCCACTCGGCGCGGTGGTGGCTCTCGCCGCCGGCGGCATCGCCATGCTCCTCGCGGCGCTGCTGCTGGGACTCGACGCGCCGGGACAGTTCCTGGCCGTGCTGGCCGCGGTCGGGATGTTCGTGCTCGCCGGTCTCGGCGCAAGACAGCGCCCCAAACTCGCGATCGTGCGCGCCGCCGGTGGCGCGGGCGGCTCCGCCGTCGCGGTGACGCGGTTGACGGGCCGGCGCACGTACCGGCCCGACGACATCGCCCGGATCCGCATCGTCCGCTACCCGCGGCTCGGCCGGCGGGTGCCGATGCTCGAGATCGACGCCGTCGATCCCGACGGCGCCGAACGTCTGCTGATCTTCGGACGCTGGGACCTGGGCGTCGACCCGGTGGTGGTGTTCGACGCCCTGTCCGTGCACCGACTGGTGCCGCCGGAGGATCGGGCCGCGGGCAGCGACTGA
- a CDS encoding lipase family protein: protein MIGRWCAAAAAVIGVMVAGAPAAAAPPDFYLPPPGLPAGPAGDVIRAEPMPLVWQVGVPNMVTGAYFDPALPWTGPGPRPLVSMAAGTQGQGDQCAPSRTLGDVIRYVSPSETVTSYEMVFVNALLSQGIAVVITDYEGLGTPGTHSYVNRASEAHAVLDAARAAMRLPGTALRPHAPVGFWGYSHQTYPEARELIDSELNDRGRQMLADVQNQCVNETKATYGFQRTEAFTRTGEPLNPLPPINPGTGLNHALPYVFGVPESVTWMTDRFAGRPAPTTCRVS, encoded by the coding sequence GTGATCGGGAGGTGGTGTGCCGCAGCGGCGGCGGTGATCGGTGTAATGGTGGCCGGTGCACCGGCCGCGGCGGCGCCACCGGACTTCTACCTCCCGCCGCCGGGGTTACCCGCGGGCCCGGCCGGGGACGTGATCCGGGCCGAGCCGATGCCGCTGGTGTGGCAGGTGGGGGTACCCAACATGGTCACCGGCGCCTACTTCGATCCGGCACTGCCGTGGACCGGACCCGGTCCGCGTCCGCTGGTGAGTATGGCGGCCGGCACCCAGGGCCAGGGCGATCAGTGTGCGCCGTCCCGGACGCTCGGCGACGTGATCCGGTACGTCTCGCCGAGCGAGACGGTGACGTCGTACGAGATGGTGTTCGTCAACGCCTTGCTGTCGCAGGGGATCGCGGTGGTGATCACCGACTACGAGGGGCTCGGAACCCCGGGGACACACTCGTACGTCAACCGGGCGTCGGAGGCACACGCCGTGCTCGACGCGGCCCGCGCCGCGATGCGCCTGCCCGGCACCGCGCTCAGGCCGCACGCTCCCGTCGGGTTCTGGGGCTACTCGCATCAGACCTATCCGGAGGCCCGGGAGCTGATCGATTCCGAACTCAACGACCGCGGCCGGCAGATGCTCGCCGACGTGCAGAACCAGTGCGTCAACGAGACGAAGGCGACGTACGGGTTCCAGCGCACGGAGGCGTTCACCCGCACCGGTGAGCCGCTGAATCCGTTACCGCCGATCAACCCGGGCACGGGACTCAACCACGCGCTCCCGTACGTGTTCGGGGTGCCGGAGTCGGTCACCTGGATGACCGACCGCTTCGCGGGTCGGCCGGCGCCGACCACCTGCCGGGTTTCGTGA
- a CDS encoding DUF881 domain-containing protein — MPDVEEEPQGNRPRFGFWPIAVLVVCLVAGLLLATTRQVSHGNEIRAADSTRLSDLVRRAQTEADAAARTRDELAAQVQDLQENAAGTDTRVAEALDQSRALASAAGLTALTGPGVVVTLTDAPRDADGKYPAGASPDDLVVHQQDVQSVLNALWTGGAEAIAMQDQRIVNTSAPRCIGNTLLLHGRTYSPPYVVTAIGDPARLAATLANEPGIKTFKQYAVRYGLGYTQQESGHLTVPAYTGQLHTEYAQPVA, encoded by the coding sequence GTGCCGGACGTCGAGGAGGAGCCGCAGGGCAACCGCCCGCGGTTCGGCTTCTGGCCGATTGCCGTCCTCGTGGTCTGCCTGGTCGCGGGGCTACTGCTGGCGACCACGCGGCAAGTCTCGCACGGCAACGAAATCCGCGCCGCCGATTCGACCCGTTTGTCCGACCTCGTGCGCCGTGCCCAGACCGAGGCGGACGCCGCCGCCCGCACCCGTGACGAGCTGGCCGCGCAGGTACAGGACCTGCAGGAGAATGCGGCCGGCACCGACACCCGAGTCGCCGAGGCGCTGGACCAGAGCCGCGCGCTTGCCTCCGCGGCCGGGCTGACCGCCCTCACCGGGCCCGGTGTCGTCGTCACCCTCACCGACGCCCCCCGCGACGCCGACGGCAAGTACCCGGCCGGGGCGTCGCCCGACGACCTCGTGGTCCACCAACAGGATGTGCAGAGCGTGCTCAACGCGCTGTGGACAGGTGGCGCCGAGGCGATCGCGATGCAGGACCAGCGGATCGTGAACACATCGGCGCCGCGGTGCATCGGGAACACGCTGCTGCTGCACGGGCGCACGTACAGCCCGCCGTACGTGGTGACCGCGATCGGCGACCCGGCCCGGCTCGCCGCGACCCTCGCGAACGAGCCCGGCATCAAGACGTTCAAGCAGTACGCCGTCCGCTACGGCCTGGGATACACCCAGCAGGAATCCGGCCACCTGACGGTTCCCGCATACACCGGGCAGCTGCACACCGAGTACGCGCAGCCGGTCGCGTAG